In Legionella spiritensis, the following proteins share a genomic window:
- a CDS encoding Abi family protein has protein sequence MDKSKYNKPALSSDEIFNLIESKNIQIHDRSLATLYLKTVSYHRLSAYLDCLINNHNENSPPSFEDACQIYQFDRKLRLLINDALERIEIAFRTSLSDTMSCLHSPHWYLDASLFKNKEKHQFFITQVDAACRTSHEPQIKEYYKRYDEPPYPPSWLVFENLSFGVCINVFGNIKKLGEKKLICHLFQEHPTTMESWLSSLRYMRNLCAHHSRVWNRWFVICPALSFLFNKKFDKERTCYAQLIVLDRLLKIIAPENDWKSHLKKLMKSFKRLPYQEMGFSIDWESDTFWHK, from the coding sequence ATGGACAAGTCAAAATACAATAAACCAGCACTTTCCTCAGATGAAATTTTCAATCTAATCGAATCGAAAAACATCCAGATTCATGATCGTTCTCTAGCAACCCTGTATTTAAAAACAGTTAGTTACCATAGATTATCCGCCTATCTTGATTGTTTGATCAATAATCATAATGAAAATAGCCCGCCCTCATTCGAGGATGCCTGTCAAATTTATCAGTTTGACAGAAAGTTGCGTTTGCTCATTAATGATGCTCTTGAGCGTATTGAGATTGCATTCCGCACCAGCTTGTCTGATACCATGAGTTGTTTACATTCTCCCCATTGGTATTTAGACGCATCATTATTTAAAAACAAGGAAAAACATCAGTTCTTTATAACACAAGTAGATGCGGCTTGCCGAACATCACATGAGCCACAAATAAAAGAATATTATAAGCGGTACGATGAACCACCGTATCCTCCCAGCTGGTTGGTGTTTGAAAATTTATCTTTTGGCGTTTGTATTAATGTTTTTGGCAACATCAAAAAGCTTGGTGAAAAGAAATTAATTTGTCATTTATTCCAAGAGCATCCTACTACGATGGAGTCTTGGTTGAGTTCTTTGAGATATATGAGAAATTTATGCGCTCACCATTCTCGCGTTTGGAATCGTTGGTTTGTGATTTGTCCAGCATTATCATTTTTATTCAATAAAAAATTCGATAAAGAGCGTACCTGCTATGCTCAGCTTATTGTATTGGATCGGTTATTAAAAATAATTGCCCCTGAGAATGACTGGAAATCCCATTTAAAAAAATTAATGAAATCGTTTAAGCGTTTGCCATATCAAGAAATGGGATTCTCCATTGATTGGGAGTCAGATACTTTTTGGCATAAATAA